The following is a genomic window from Syntrophomonadaceae bacterium.
AAATGGCTAAATTGTTAAAAGATTGTGCAGTTGAAGTAATATTAGATAATCAAATAGAGAAAGTAACGGCTAAGCTACCCCGTTAAGTAAAACTTGGATACAGATGACAGTAGGTGATATATTCAAAATATATTCATATTGCTCAAGATATCGTTAGCTATCTACCTGTTTTAATCCTTTTATTTTAGGAGGAGAGATTGTGAGACTAATTGATTTAAGTGTCTATCTTGAAGAAAATCCGTTTGCGGAACCGTTCCCTATGAGTATTACGCCGCACAAGCATGAGGAATCTGCCCTTACGATGGCCAGTAGGCTCGGCATAGAACCAAGCGCGTTCAACGACAGCATGGCGCTGACGCATGAGGATTTCAGCGGGCAGTTCCATTGCGGCACCCATGTAGATGCCCCGTTCCACTTCGGTCCTATCGTAGAGGGAAAGCCCGCCAAGGGAATTGATGAGGTTCCCCTGGAATGGTTCTACAATGACGGCGTCAGACTGGATATGCGTCACATCCCGCATAACGGCTTGATTATGGCTGATGATATTAAGGAAGCGCTTGCAAAAATTAACTACACACTGAAGCCCATGGACATCGTTCTAATCTGGACGGATTTTGACAAGCTGATTTATCAGCCGGAGTATCTGAAAAAGCAGCCTGGCATGAGCCGTGAAGCGACCGAATACATCCTTGACCAGGGTGTTAAGGTTATCGGAATCGATGCCTATGGCTTTGACCGTTCCTTCGGCTATCAGGCAGAGGCCTATAAGAGGGGCGAAGTTAAAGAGCTATTCCCCGGCCATATGGTTGGCAGAGAACGTGAATATGTCCACATGGAAAAGCTCGGTCAGCTGGATCAGCTGCCAACCGCTACCGGCTTCAAGGTTATCTGCTTCCCTACCAAGGGAAGGCATTGCACAGCTGGCATGACCCGCGTTGTTGCTGTATACGAAGACTGATTCAGCCCCTTTTGTTGTTAAAGTAGCATGCTTTGTAAAAGTGCAAACAGAGCAACTGCCGGCGAAACCAGAAAGCTCAGGGGACTCACTCTTAAAAAGTAGTCAATGCTACAGGAGGTAATGTTATGGAAAAGGGTTCTCAACCTATCTACAAAATGAAGGTAGAAGGAATAGATATTATGGTGCTAACCCGCGATGGCAAGCAAATAGCGGTAGACATTTACCGTCCTGACGCACCGGGTAAATTTCCTGCTTTGTTTTCTTTTGCCCTGCACAATAAGTTTTTGCAGGGGCAGGAAGTATATGAGGCGTGCAACAACCAACCGGCCTGGTCGCCCCTGTGGACCGGTCCCGCGGAATGTGGAGACAGCAAATATTTTGCATCCAGAGGTTATGTGCATGTAATTGGGAATCAAAGGGGTTACGGTAATTCCAGTTCCGGCAACCCCTTTGCGGAGGGCCGTACAGACGCTTATGACGTTATTGAATGGATTGCGCAACAACCCTGGTGTGACGGGAATATCGGTATGGTGGGTATTTCGGGGTTTGGTTTCAACCAGATCATAGCTGCTTTGACAGAGCCCCCGCATCTTAAGGCTATTTTCCCCTTTGATCCCCGAGGTCTTTCTTTCCGTGACTTTTACCCTGGGGGTGTGCTGCATTCCTTTTGGTTCCATCTTATGAAATATAGTTGTGAGCACCCCGTGGAATTTCAATTAACCCCCCAGGAAGAAGAACTTTTTAAAACAGCATATTGCAATCCTGATTACCGGATGTATCCCCACTTATTTAATATTTTGGAAAGAAAAGGCATGCTGTGTTATTCTTTTTTTAAAGACCTGATTAATCCCTACGAGCCTGAGAATTCAGATGTAATGGTTGAAAAAATGCTAAGTGGCC
Proteins encoded in this region:
- a CDS encoding cyclase family protein produces the protein MRLIDLSVYLEENPFAEPFPMSITPHKHEESALTMASRLGIEPSAFNDSMALTHEDFSGQFHCGTHVDAPFHFGPIVEGKPAKGIDEVPLEWFYNDGVRLDMRHIPHNGLIMADDIKEALAKINYTLKPMDIVLIWTDFDKLIYQPEYLKKQPGMSREATEYILDQGVKVIGIDAYGFDRSFGYQAEAYKRGEVKELFPGHMVGREREYVHMEKLGQLDQLPTATGFKVICFPTKGRHCTAGMTRVVAVYED